Proteins from a single region of Labedella gwakjiensis:
- a CDS encoding DNA gyrase/topoisomerase IV subunit A, with protein MTPRNTNTGSSNSNDEEIAERIEDVDVSTEMQGSFLEYAYSVIYSRALPDARDGLKPVQRRILFQMTEMGLRPDRGHVKSARVVGEVMGKLHPHGDTAIYDALVRLAQPWTLRVPLIDGHGNFGSLDDGPAAPRYTEARLDAAALALTDGLDEDVVDFVPNYDNQFLQPDVLPASFPNLLVNGASGIAVGMATNMAPHNLIEVIGAARHLLAHPDASLDDLMEFVPAPDLPSGGTIVGLEGIKDAYATGRGAFKTRARVSVENITARKAGLVVTELPYLVGPEKVIEKIKDGVGSKKLSGISDVTDLTDRQKGLRLVIGIKTGFSPEAVLEQLYRYTPLEDSFSINNVALVDGGPRTLGLRELLQVYVDHRISVVTRRTRYRLDRRRERLHLVEGLLIAILDIDEVIQVIRTSDDSEQARTRLIEVFDLSQVQSEYILELRLRRLTRFSRIELEAERDALRAEIAQLEALLASEAAIRTLVSDELAEIAERFGTPRRTLLTTARPSIATSSRSKNAPVLEVADVACRVLLSTSGRIVRVDLPDGVDAIVPPSRRSKHDAVRSAIDTTSRSEIGAITTAGRMVRFSPVDLPVVPPQSVQLGAGVKVSDYLALSDRSERVLALVALDDPRPLALGTASGVVKRVAPGEWPSRPDVEVIALKPGDSVVGAAASEDGDEVVFVTSDAQLLRFSASSVRPQGRSAGGMAGVKLASGARVVFFGVIRPDDETVVATVAADSTTLAGTDAGSAKVSDLSEFPAKGRATGGVRTQRFLKGEDQIAVAWVGPTPARALGPDGALRTLPEGGAKRDASGSPLDAPIGTIGRAIG; from the coding sequence ATGACGCCCAGAAACACGAACACCGGCTCGTCGAACTCGAACGACGAGGAGATCGCCGAGCGCATCGAGGACGTCGACGTCTCGACCGAGATGCAGGGGTCCTTCCTCGAGTACGCCTACTCCGTCATCTACTCCCGTGCCCTGCCCGACGCACGCGACGGCCTCAAGCCCGTTCAGCGCCGCATCCTCTTCCAGATGACGGAGATGGGGCTTCGTCCCGACCGCGGACACGTCAAGTCGGCCCGCGTCGTCGGCGAGGTCATGGGCAAGCTGCACCCACACGGCGATACAGCCATCTACGACGCCCTCGTGCGCCTGGCTCAGCCATGGACTCTCCGCGTCCCCCTCATCGACGGCCACGGCAACTTCGGCTCGCTCGACGACGGGCCCGCGGCCCCCCGCTACACGGAGGCTCGTCTCGACGCGGCGGCCCTCGCCCTCACCGACGGACTCGATGAAGACGTCGTCGACTTCGTGCCGAACTACGACAACCAGTTCCTCCAGCCGGACGTCCTCCCGGCGTCCTTCCCGAACCTCCTGGTGAACGGGGCGAGCGGGATCGCGGTTGGCATGGCGACCAACATGGCCCCTCACAATCTCATCGAGGTCATCGGCGCGGCGCGGCATCTGCTCGCGCACCCCGATGCGAGCCTCGACGACCTCATGGAGTTCGTTCCCGCTCCCGATCTCCCATCGGGCGGCACGATCGTCGGGCTCGAAGGCATCAAGGACGCTTACGCCACCGGTCGTGGCGCGTTCAAGACGCGCGCCCGAGTGAGCGTCGAGAACATCACGGCACGCAAAGCCGGCCTCGTCGTGACGGAGCTCCCATACCTCGTCGGCCCTGAGAAGGTCATCGAGAAGATCAAGGACGGCGTCGGCTCGAAGAAGCTGAGTGGCATCTCGGACGTCACCGACCTGACCGACCGTCAGAAGGGGCTTCGGCTCGTCATCGGCATCAAGACCGGCTTCAGCCCCGAAGCCGTTCTCGAGCAGCTCTACCGCTACACACCGCTCGAGGACTCGTTCAGCATCAACAACGTCGCACTCGTCGACGGCGGGCCGCGCACGCTCGGGCTCCGCGAGCTGCTCCAGGTCTACGTCGATCACCGCATCTCGGTGGTCACGCGACGCACGCGCTATCGCCTCGATCGTCGGCGCGAACGGCTCCACCTCGTGGAGGGACTGCTCATCGCGATCCTCGACATCGACGAGGTCATCCAGGTCATCCGGACGAGCGATGATTCCGAGCAGGCGCGCACGAGGCTCATCGAGGTCTTCGACCTCTCCCAGGTCCAATCCGAATACATCCTCGAGCTCCGGTTGCGTCGCCTCACCCGGTTCTCGCGCATCGAGCTCGAGGCCGAGCGCGACGCACTGCGCGCGGAGATCGCCCAGCTCGAAGCGCTCCTCGCCTCCGAGGCCGCCATCCGCACGCTCGTGTCGGACGAGCTCGCCGAGATCGCCGAGAGGTTCGGAACACCGCGTCGTACCCTGCTCACGACAGCTCGCCCGAGCATCGCGACGTCGTCCCGCTCCAAGAACGCGCCGGTCCTCGAGGTCGCGGACGTCGCGTGCCGCGTGCTCCTGTCGACCTCCGGCCGCATCGTCCGGGTCGACCTGCCCGACGGAGTCGACGCCATCGTTCCACCGTCGAGACGATCGAAGCACGACGCCGTGCGGTCGGCCATCGACACCACGAGCCGCTCCGAGATCGGTGCGATCACGACCGCCGGCCGGATGGTGCGGTTCAGTCCGGTCGATCTCCCCGTCGTCCCCCCGCAGAGCGTTCAGCTGGGAGCGGGAGTGAAGGTCTCGGACTACCTGGCTCTCTCCGATCGCTCGGAGCGCGTTCTCGCCCTTGTCGCCCTCGACGATCCACGCCCCCTCGCGCTCGGCACCGCCTCCGGTGTCGTCAAGCGCGTCGCGCCCGGCGAATGGCCGTCACGCCCCGACGTCGAGGTGATCGCCTTGAAGCCCGGCGACTCGGTCGTCGGCGCTGCCGCATCGGAGGACGGCGACGAGGTCGTCTTCGTGACGAGCGACGCGCAGCTCCTCCGATTCTCGGCATCCAGCGTTCGACCGCAGGGACGGTCGGCTGGAGGGATGGCCGGCGTCAAGCTCGCATCCGGCGCCCGGGTGGTGTTCTTCGGGGTGATCCGTCCAGACGATGAGACCGTGGTGGCCACGGTCGCGGCCGACTCGACGACGCTCGCCGGAACGGACGCCGGAAGCGCCAAGGTGTCGGATCTGTCCGAGTTCCCGGCGAAGGGCCGTGCCACCGGCGGGGTGCGAACTCAGCG